Proteins from a single region of Nitrososphaerota archaeon:
- a CDS encoding amidase: protein MVLQMQFGFDGQLPKSFEEATISELQAAMDRGRITSEQLVGWYLRRIEALDAHGPGLHSIIQVNPDALEIARSLDDERERKGPRGVLHGIPVVLKDNITTADKMETTAGSLALVGSRPKKEAFAARRLRKAGAVILAKSNLSEWANFRSSGSSSGWSGRGGQVLNPYALDRSPCGSSSGSAVAVAANLAACAVGTETDGSILCPSSVNGIVGIKPTLGLISRAGVVPIAHSQDTVGPMARTVADAATMLGAMTGVDRDDPETRTSAGRLHRDYTKFLDRDGLRGARIGVPRQGYYGYSERTDEIVEAAIGQMRKLGAKIIDPADIPTAKEMSSSEDEMTVLLYEFKTDLDGYLAGLEKSKVRSLNDVIGFNKDHGEEELKYFGQDLFLKAQETKGLKDGKYLRALKKNRRRSRERGIDDVMEKHQLDALVAPTTSPAWVIDHVNGDHGLGGSSQPTALAGYPAITVPAGFVFGLPVGITFMGRAYSEPKLVRLAYSYEQATRHRAPPKYRSTTA, encoded by the coding sequence ATGGTTTTACAGATGCAGTTCGGCTTCGACGGGCAATTGCCGAAGTCCTTTGAGGAGGCGACAATCTCTGAGCTCCAGGCCGCCATGGACCGCGGTCGAATCACCTCCGAACAGCTCGTCGGCTGGTATCTTCGGCGGATAGAGGCGTTGGACGCGCACGGCCCCGGCCTGCACTCGATCATCCAGGTGAACCCCGACGCATTGGAAATCGCCCGCAGCCTGGATGACGAGAGGGAAAGGAAGGGCCCCCGCGGGGTGCTGCATGGGATACCCGTAGTGCTCAAGGACAATATTACGACCGCTGACAAGATGGAGACGACCGCCGGGTCCCTGGCTCTGGTGGGATCCCGCCCGAAGAAGGAGGCGTTCGCAGCTCGGAGGCTGAGGAAGGCCGGGGCGGTCATCCTCGCGAAGTCCAACCTGAGCGAATGGGCGAACTTCAGGTCGAGCGGTTCCTCCAGCGGCTGGAGCGGGAGAGGAGGCCAGGTGCTCAACCCCTACGCCCTCGACAGGTCCCCGTGTGGCTCTAGCTCCGGCTCGGCTGTGGCCGTGGCTGCGAACCTCGCGGCCTGCGCCGTCGGGACCGAGACCGACGGTTCGATATTGTGCCCGTCCTCCGTCAACGGGATAGTCGGTATCAAGCCTACGCTGGGCCTCATCTCCAGAGCCGGAGTGGTCCCCATAGCCCACAGCCAGGACACTGTCGGCCCCATGGCGCGGACGGTGGCAGACGCCGCGACCATGCTCGGAGCCATGACGGGCGTCGACAGAGACGACCCCGAGACGCGTACGAGTGCGGGCAGGTTACACAGAGACTACACGAAATTCCTCGACCGCGATGGGCTCAGAGGTGCCCGCATCGGAGTGCCACGCCAAGGGTACTACGGCTACAGTGAGAGGACTGATGAGATCGTAGAAGCCGCAATAGGGCAGATGCGGAAGCTGGGAGCGAAGATAATCGACCCTGCTGACATCCCGACTGCGAAAGAGATGTCGTCGTCAGAGGACGAGATGACCGTGCTCCTCTATGAGTTCAAGACGGACCTAGACGGCTACCTCGCAGGGCTGGAGAAATCAAAGGTCAGGTCGCTGAATGACGTGATAGGGTTCAACAAAGACCACGGGGAGGAGGAGCTAAAGTACTTCGGCCAGGACCTGTTCTTGAAGGCGCAGGAGACCAAGGGCCTGAAGGACGGGAAATACCTCCGGGCGCTGAAGAAGAACCGCCGCCGCTCCAGGGAAAGGGGAATAGACGACGTTATGGAGAAGCACCAGTTAGACGCCTTGGTGGCCCCCACGACATCTCCCGCGTGGGTAATCGACCATGTCAACGGAGACCACGGATTGGGAGGCTCATCACAGCCCACGGCTCTCGCTGGCTATCCTGCCATCACGGTCCCCGCTGGGTTCGTGTTCGGGCTCCCGGTTGGGA
- a CDS encoding molybdopterin molybdotransferase MoeA translates to MAWEKEGYTTVEDALRKVKRCLRAEVKTETVATKESFGRIAARDLFSPSDMPPFDISHMDGFAVIASDLKTATKTRPTVLKMAGESKLGAKPGPSARHRQAIHVFTGSPVPPGADAVIPLERAEVREGVISVAYPPDRGSFVYAKGNDLRKGERVVKKGQTIRAQDVGALLSLGLKKVRVRRRLLASVIATGSELTDEVEPAQEKVVNSHGPYFLSLLHALGCVPVDMGVAKDDPAEIRGALRTALARSDFVLTLGGTSVGRADLVGEAVRSLGPAVFVQGIKMDRGRVAGIAVIEGKPVLMMPGPIQGAMNAFVLLGARVIGWLQGGGKIGVEVSCPLEGQWEARKRFSHFRKVLYVKLVPGDRTSARPLAGDTESIKVLCEADGYVVVPEEVAHLAEGSVVRVNLFPGFSF, encoded by the coding sequence ATGGCCTGGGAGAAGGAAGGGTACACGACGGTCGAAGATGCACTCCGCAAGGTGAAACGGTGTCTCCGGGCAGAGGTGAAGACAGAGACCGTCGCGACGAAAGAGTCGTTCGGCAGGATCGCAGCGCGCGATCTCTTCTCTCCCTCTGACATGCCGCCGTTCGACATCTCCCACATGGACGGCTTCGCCGTCATTGCCTCGGACCTGAAAACGGCGACGAAAACCAGGCCGACGGTCCTGAAGATGGCGGGAGAATCGAAGCTCGGAGCAAAACCGGGGCCGTCAGCAAGGCATCGGCAGGCCATCCACGTCTTCACCGGAAGTCCCGTTCCCCCAGGGGCTGATGCAGTGATACCTCTTGAGCGGGCGGAGGTGCGGGAGGGCGTGATTTCCGTGGCCTACCCCCCAGACCGCGGGAGCTTCGTTTATGCGAAAGGGAACGATCTTCGAAAGGGGGAGAGGGTGGTGAAAAAGGGGCAGACCATCAGGGCCCAGGACGTAGGCGCCCTCCTGAGTCTCGGTCTGAAGAAGGTGCGCGTGAGGCGGAGGCTCCTGGCTTCGGTGATAGCAACAGGAAGCGAGCTGACAGACGAAGTGGAGCCGGCACAGGAGAAGGTGGTTAACAGCCACGGCCCGTACTTCCTCTCGCTTTTGCATGCCTTGGGGTGCGTCCCGGTCGACATGGGGGTTGCGAAGGACGACCCGGCCGAGATACGGGGCGCACTACGGACGGCATTGGCGAGGTCGGACTTCGTCCTCACTCTGGGTGGAACTTCGGTTGGGCGGGCGGACCTGGTGGGGGAGGCTGTCAGGTCCCTGGGCCCGGCTGTCTTCGTCCAAGGGATCAAGATGGACAGGGGTAGGGTGGCGGGCATCGCAGTCATCGAGGGGAAGCCTGTCCTGATGATGCCGGGGCCGATACAGGGGGCAATGAATGCCTTCGTCCTCCTCGGCGCCAGGGTGATCGGTTGGTTGCAGGGGGGCGGAAAGATAGGGGTTGAAGTGAGCTGTCCTCTGGAAGGCCAATGGGAGGCCAGGAAGAGGTTCTCCCACTTCAGAAAGGTGCTCTACGTCAAGCTCGTCCCTGGGGACCGGACGTCCGCCCGGCCTCTAGCTGGAGACACCGAGTCAATCAAAGTCCTGTGCGAAGCGGATGGCTACGTGGTAGTGCCAGAGGAAGTCGCCCACCTCGCAGAAGGGAGCGTCGTCCGGGTCAACCTCTTTCCCGGGTTCTCCTTCTAG
- a CDS encoding molybdenum cofactor biosynthesis protein MoaE codes for MASTVRITRAPIDVAKILRAVRDPSAGGTALFLGTVRDRNEGKAVRGLEYQVYRGMAEKKMSAIEAEVRMKWPVRKMVMVHRYGRLRIGEVSVAVAVASEHRAEAFEACRYAIDTIKRTLPLWKRESLPGGGEAWTKGEPIEA; via the coding sequence TTGGCCTCGACCGTCAGGATAACCAGAGCCCCCATCGACGTCGCGAAGATCCTGCGGGCGGTGCGGGACCCCTCGGCCGGAGGGACGGCGCTCTTCCTCGGGACTGTCAGGGACAGGAACGAAGGGAAGGCGGTCAGAGGGCTGGAGTACCAAGTTTACAGGGGGATGGCTGAGAAGAAGATGTCAGCCATTGAGGCTGAAGTGAGGATGAAATGGCCCGTCAGGAAGATGGTGATGGTCCACAGGTATGGCAGGCTCCGCATCGGGGAGGTGAGCGTGGCAGTGGCTGTAGCCTCGGAGCACAGGGCCGAGGCGTTCGAGGCGTGCAGGTACGCCATAGACACCATAAAGCGGACTCTTCCCCTCTGGAAGAGAGAGAGCCTCCCCGGCGGCGGAGAGGCTTGGACGAAGGGAGAGCCCATCGAGGCCTAG
- a CDS encoding MoaD/ThiS family protein, with translation MRYFASARELASAESEAVTVPVGSSVRDLARMLEEAHPALSSLRGSLKFSVNFDVAELGTALNEGDEVGVLPPVAGG, from the coding sequence GTGCGGTACTTCGCCTCGGCCAGGGAGCTTGCGTCTGCCGAGTCCGAGGCCGTGACCGTCCCCGTCGGGTCGTCAGTGCGAGACCTGGCCAGGATGCTGGAGGAGGCGCACCCTGCCCTGAGCTCTCTGAGAGGGTCGCTCAAGTTCTCGGTCAATTTCGACGTCGCTGAACTCGGGACTGCGCTCAACGAAGGGGACGAAGTCGGAGTGCTCCCTCCGGTGGCGGGAGGATAG
- the moaA gene encoding GTP 3',8-cyclase MoaA has protein sequence MEGAAVGGRKLLDRKGRVAKKLRISVTDRCNFACLFCMPDKDKVSWIPQEEILSFEEVERIARVLASLGIEKIRVTGGEPLLRRDLERLVKSLVQVQGIRSVDMTTNGWHLEQKAKQLRDAGLRGVTVSLHSLRADRFAKISGIDALPRVLRGIDKAVGEGLNPVKINSVAIRGFNDDEMLELVEYARERRIAIRFIEFMPLDGLGIWSHDRVVSGKEIVDRVSAKYPMVHRGRGSAETSALWEFEDGKGSLGLITPMSEPFCDDCDRVRLTADGKLLSCLFDTEYHDLRGAVRNGASDEELAKKILAAVWKKPDGVGYMPWINDGWAKPRNMNAIGG, from the coding sequence ATGGAAGGGGCCGCAGTCGGTGGAAGGAAGCTGCTGGATAGGAAGGGGAGAGTCGCCAAGAAACTGAGGATTTCAGTCACGGACCGGTGCAACTTCGCCTGCCTGTTCTGCATGCCCGATAAGGACAAGGTGTCATGGATCCCACAGGAAGAGATATTGAGCTTCGAGGAGGTCGAGAGGATAGCGAGGGTACTGGCCTCGCTCGGGATAGAGAAGATTCGAGTCACCGGTGGGGAACCTCTCCTTCGAAGGGACCTAGAGCGCCTGGTGAAGTCGCTTGTGCAAGTCCAGGGCATTCGGAGCGTGGACATGACGACCAACGGATGGCACCTGGAGCAGAAGGCGAAGCAGCTTCGGGATGCCGGGCTGAGAGGGGTCACAGTAAGCCTCCACAGCCTCAGGGCAGACAGGTTCGCCAAGATATCTGGCATCGACGCCCTCCCGAGGGTCCTCCGCGGCATCGACAAGGCCGTGGGCGAGGGGCTGAACCCGGTGAAAATCAATTCGGTGGCCATACGTGGCTTCAACGACGACGAAATGCTTGAGCTGGTCGAATATGCCCGCGAGCGGCGTATTGCGATACGGTTCATAGAGTTCATGCCCCTCGACGGGCTTGGCATCTGGAGCCACGACAGGGTGGTCAGCGGAAAGGAGATAGTCGACAGGGTGTCGGCCAAGTATCCGATGGTCCACCGGGGGCGAGGGTCTGCGGAAACTTCTGCGCTCTGGGAGTTCGAGGATGGGAAGGGGAGCCTCGGATTGATTACGCCCATGAGCGAGCCGTTCTGCGACGACTGCGACAGGGTCAGGCTCACGGCTGACGGGAAGCTGCTGTCGTGCCTCTTCGACACCGAATATCACGACCTCAGGGGCGCGGTTAGGAACGGCGCGAGCGACGAGGAGCTGGCGAAGAAGATTCTGGCCGCGGTCTGGAAGAAGCCGGATGGGGTGGGATATATGCCCTGGATAAACGACGGCTGGGCCAAGCCCAGGAACATGAACGCCATTGGAGGGTGA
- the moaC gene encoding cyclic pyranopterin monophosphate synthase MoaC: MPYRQADVSEKPVIYREATATGRIRLKKRTISLIRKGELAKGDPVSLAAMTAITAAKKTPEIVALCHPLRIEMIEPKVKVGDGWVEVTVRVAAHEKTGVEMEALTAVSVALLNIWDVTKAYEKDSSGQYPSTLIESIKVISKVKGGK; the protein is encoded by the coding sequence GTGCCATACCGTCAGGCCGACGTCTCGGAGAAGCCGGTGATCTACCGGGAGGCTACCGCGACCGGGAGGATTCGGCTGAAGAAAAGGACCATCAGTCTCATCAGGAAGGGAGAATTGGCGAAGGGGGACCCTGTCTCCCTTGCGGCGATGACCGCCATAACCGCGGCCAAAAAGACACCCGAAATCGTCGCCCTCTGTCACCCCCTCAGAATCGAAATGATCGAGCCGAAGGTGAAGGTCGGGGACGGGTGGGTAGAAGTGACCGTCAGGGTCGCAGCCCACGAGAAGACCGGAGTCGAAATGGAGGCGCTGACCGCGGTCTCAGTCGCGCTGCTCAACATATGGGATGTGACCAAGGCTTACGAGAAGGACTCCAGCGGCCAGTACCCAAGTACGCTCATCGAGTCCATCAAGGTCATCAGCAAAGTGAAGGGCGGAAAGTGA
- a CDS encoding molybdenum cofactor biosynthesis protein MoaB → MGCDQGLREGLQRPVPKYAHRVHQGHQQSEGRKVNPPEEHRKAGARRLRARVFTVSTSRYTAMKEGGKFTDESGDVAEEELKEAGHDIASRRLISDDAKMLRGAVSEFLSSKDDVLLFTGGTGVSSRDITIETVRPFFEKELDGFGEQFRRVSFDEVGAAAMMTRATLGVAKGKLILCLPGSPSAVRTALREVAGELPHAVHIARS, encoded by the coding sequence ATGGGATGTGACCAAGGCTTACGAGAAGGACTCCAGCGGCCAGTACCCAAGTACGCTCATCGAGTCCATCAAGGTCATCAGCAAAGTGAAGGGCGGAAAGTGAACCCCCCCGAGGAGCATAGGAAGGCCGGGGCGAGGAGGCTGAGGGCGAGGGTGTTCACGGTGAGCACGAGCAGGTACACGGCGATGAAGGAAGGGGGGAAGTTCACCGACGAATCGGGAGACGTCGCCGAGGAAGAACTGAAGGAAGCCGGACACGACATCGCATCACGCAGACTCATCTCTGACGACGCCAAGATGCTCCGGGGGGCGGTGAGTGAGTTCCTTTCTAGCAAAGACGACGTGCTCCTGTTCACCGGTGGGACCGGCGTTTCGAGCCGCGACATAACGATAGAGACGGTAAGGCCATTCTTCGAGAAGGAGCTTGATGGCTTCGGAGAGCAGTTCAGACGGGTCAGCTTCGACGAGGTGGGAGCCGCGGCTATGATGACCAGAGCTACCCTGGGGGTGGCGAAGGGGAAGCTCATCCTCTGCCTGCCAGGGTCGCCCAGCGCAGTAAGGACAGCTCTGAGGGAGGTCGCAGGGGAGCTGCCCCACGCCGTGCACATAGCCCGCAGTTAG
- the moeB gene encoding molybdopterin-synthase adenylyltransferase MoeB, which translates to MPGQADAAELSRDEIERYSRQLAMPEIGPEGQRKLKRSSVLVVGAGGLGVPASVYLAAAGVGKVGIVDDDIIAKSNLHRQVIYTEADVGRSKADVAAQRLREVNPHVNPVPHRVRLDSGNALEMVSAYDVILDCTDNFPARYLINDACVLSGKPDVYASVFRFDGQASVFYASKGPCYRCLFPEPPPPETVQDCSVAGVLGVLPGIMGSIQAAQATNLLLGRGNPLVGRLVLFDAAGMTFNELRFKKNKACPVCGPEPSIRALVDYDAFCGLRREPSPSEITPVELKRMLDEGKKIQLLDVREPFENSFGELEGSKHIPLGELEKRLGELNVNDPIIAYCLVGTRSAVAVDFLASKGYTARNLRGGVRAWADTVDPDFPVF; encoded by the coding sequence ATGCCCGGACAGGCCGACGCGGCCGAACTTTCCAGAGACGAGATAGAGAGATACAGCAGGCAACTGGCCATGCCTGAGATAGGCCCTGAGGGGCAGAGGAAGCTCAAAAGATCCAGCGTCCTGGTGGTCGGAGCTGGAGGCCTGGGGGTCCCGGCGTCAGTCTATCTCGCGGCAGCTGGCGTAGGGAAGGTGGGAATCGTCGACGACGACATCATAGCCAAGAGCAACCTCCATAGACAGGTCATCTACACAGAAGCAGACGTCGGACGAAGCAAGGCCGACGTCGCGGCCCAGAGGCTCCGTGAAGTCAACCCGCATGTGAACCCTGTGCCGCACAGGGTGAGGCTCGACTCGGGGAACGCCCTCGAGATGGTCTCGGCCTACGACGTCATCTTGGACTGCACCGATAACTTCCCGGCCCGCTACCTGATCAATGACGCGTGCGTCCTGTCAGGCAAGCCGGACGTCTATGCCAGTGTGTTCAGGTTCGACGGTCAAGCCTCGGTGTTCTACGCGTCGAAGGGCCCATGCTACAGGTGCCTGTTCCCAGAACCCCCTCCTCCCGAGACGGTCCAGGACTGCTCGGTGGCAGGGGTACTCGGGGTCCTCCCCGGAATAATGGGGAGCATCCAGGCGGCGCAGGCGACCAACCTCCTGCTGGGGAGGGGCAATCCTCTGGTGGGGAGGCTTGTCCTCTTCGACGCCGCAGGGATGACATTCAACGAGCTTCGCTTCAAGAAGAACAAAGCGTGTCCTGTGTGCGGGCCAGAGCCTTCGATAAGAGCCCTGGTCGACTATGATGCGTTCTGCGGCCTCAGGAGGGAGCCATCGCCCAGCGAGATCACGCCCGTGGAGCTCAAGCGCATGCTGGATGAAGGAAAGAAGATCCAGCTCCTCGACGTCAGGGAGCCGTTCGAAAACAGCTTCGGTGAGCTCGAGGGGTCGAAGCACATCCCTCTAGGAGAGCTCGAGAAGAGGCTCGGAGAGCTGAATGTCAACGACCCCATCATAGCATACTGTCTGGTGGGGACCCGGAGCGCCGTCGCCGTCGACTTCCTCGCGTCGAAGGGGTACACGGCCAGGAACCTTCGTGGAGGGGTCCGGGCCTGGGCAGACACCGTGGACCCTGACTTCCCCGTCTTCTAG
- a CDS encoding MoaD family protein → MIHVKLTAQLRDWTNGVSSLEMDKVPDLQSMVRSLDARFPGLGQRIVDDQEKIRIHVNIFVNSENSKDLQREKTKLRDGDTVHILPSVAGG, encoded by the coding sequence TTGATCCACGTCAAGCTGACGGCACAGTTGAGGGACTGGACCAACGGAGTCTCCAGCCTGGAGATGGACAAGGTCCCGGACCTCCAGTCGATGGTGAGGAGCCTGGACGCCAGATTTCCGGGCCTCGGGCAGAGAATCGTCGACGATCAGGAGAAAATCAGGATCCACGTGAACATATTCGTGAACTCAGAAAACTCGAAGGACCTGCAGAGGGAGAAGACGAAACTTCGCGACGGGGACACGGTGCATATTTTACCATCTGTAGCGGGAGGATAG
- a CDS encoding exo-alpha-sialidase yields the protein MAKDDGKQILMVGTRKGAFVFTSDGGRRSWKLSGPELKGNETYHMAYDRRSKTMLASVSSSHWGPTVAKSKDLGKSWKVSRTPPKFPKGSGLSVARIWQIKPGIDDDEGVVYAGVEPACLFRSDDGGEKWTVNEAMLNHKTRKKWEPGGGGLCLHTVVLSERRPKRILTAISAVGVMRSDDSGETWSFKNKHLLADFQPEKYPEFGTCVHKLAINQSKPDTIFQQNHTGVYRSDDAGDDWKDVRSNLPSRFGFPAAVDANEPERFYLAPLEGDFSRIPLGGHFAVWATDNGGKEWSKLDSGIPKMSYFTVLRDAMVTDQGEPCGLYFGSTTGQLFASRDQGNKWERIADGLPPILSVSISPT from the coding sequence ATGGCAAAGGACGACGGAAAACAGATCTTGATGGTAGGGACCCGCAAGGGCGCATTCGTCTTCACATCTGATGGCGGGCGGAGAAGCTGGAAGTTGTCAGGCCCCGAACTGAAGGGGAACGAGACCTACCACATGGCCTACGACAGGCGCAGTAAGACCATGCTTGCGTCCGTCAGCAGCAGCCACTGGGGTCCCACCGTCGCAAAGAGCAAAGACCTGGGCAAGTCCTGGAAGGTCTCCAGGACGCCGCCGAAGTTTCCGAAGGGCTCGGGCCTGTCCGTCGCGAGGATCTGGCAGATCAAGCCAGGGATAGATGACGACGAAGGAGTGGTCTACGCAGGGGTGGAGCCTGCATGCCTTTTCAGGTCGGACGACGGCGGGGAGAAGTGGACGGTCAACGAAGCCATGCTGAACCACAAGACCAGGAAGAAGTGGGAGCCAGGAGGGGGAGGGCTCTGCCTCCACACCGTGGTCCTGAGCGAGCGGCGCCCGAAGAGAATCCTGACCGCGATTTCCGCCGTAGGCGTCATGCGGTCGGACGACAGTGGAGAGACGTGGAGTTTCAAAAACAAGCACCTGCTGGCAGACTTTCAGCCGGAGAAGTACCCCGAGTTCGGCACGTGCGTACACAAGCTGGCCATCAACCAGTCCAAGCCTGACACGATTTTCCAGCAGAATCACACCGGGGTCTACAGGAGCGACGACGCAGGAGATGATTGGAAAGACGTCAGGAGCAACCTTCCGTCCCGCTTCGGGTTTCCTGCCGCCGTGGATGCGAACGAGCCGGAACGGTTCTACCTCGCGCCGCTCGAAGGCGATTTCTCCAGGATACCTCTGGGGGGCCACTTCGCGGTGTGGGCGACGGACAACGGAGGGAAGGAGTGGAGCAAGCTGGACTCGGGCATCCCCAAAATGTCATACTTCACCGTGCTGAGGGACGCGATGGTGACAGACCAGGGAGAACCCTGCGGCCTCTATTTCGGCTCCACGACGGGCCAGCTGTTCGCCAGCAGGGACCAGGGTAACAAGTGGGAGAGGATTGCGGACGGTCTCCCCCCAATACTGTCGGTTTCAATATCTCCCACATGA
- a CDS encoding aldose 1-epimerase, with protein sequence MGRLVMEVGTSRAYIDTFGAYVAAMFLGGSEVVKPNRDGSQTHGGIAVLAPFAGRVKGGRFGFEGEDFQLPTGKDGNAIHGFAKDVLWDAVEARRSSVVLKAALEGEGYPGKLEATITYAMGERSFSTDCVFENSGRGDAPVTVGFHPYFRARDWKIKPGSDVVKYELNDGFFPTGRTDRFSFEGVCRETALDDCFRTDGEIRLEREGGELTLVRRGMPYFVVYDGKYAEGESVAIEPYTGLPDAYNNGIGLTVLAPGQSLQCGYDILAR encoded by the coding sequence ATGGGCAGGCTTGTCATGGAGGTCGGGACATCGAGGGCCTACATCGACACGTTCGGCGCCTATGTCGCCGCCATGTTTCTGGGAGGCAGCGAAGTGGTCAAGCCAAACAGGGACGGGTCCCAGACGCATGGCGGGATTGCCGTGCTGGCTCCCTTTGCCGGCAGGGTCAAGGGGGGGCGTTTCGGCTTTGAAGGGGAGGATTTCCAGCTCCCCACCGGAAAGGATGGCAACGCGATACATGGGTTCGCCAAGGACGTCCTCTGGGACGCCGTCGAAGCGAGAAGGAGCTCGGTGGTGCTGAAGGCGGCCTTAGAGGGGGAGGGGTATCCGGGGAAGCTCGAAGCGACAATAACCTACGCCATGGGCGAGAGAAGTTTCTCGACAGACTGCGTGTTTGAGAATTCGGGGAGAGGCGACGCCCCTGTGACAGTTGGATTCCATCCGTACTTCAGGGCCAGGGACTGGAAAATCAAGCCGGGGTCTGATGTGGTGAAGTATGAGCTGAATGATGGCTTCTTCCCCACAGGGAGGACGGACAGGTTCTCGTTCGAAGGAGTATGTCGGGAAACGGCCCTTGACGACTGCTTCAGGACTGACGGGGAGATCAGGCTCGAGAGGGAAGGAGGAGAACTGACGCTCGTCCGGAGAGGGATGCCCTACTTCGTCGTGTACGACGGAAAATATGCCGAGGGAGAGTCGGTAGCCATCGAGCCATACACCGGGCTCCCGGACGCTTACAACAACGGCATAGGGTTGACGGTGCTTGCCCCCGGGCAGTCTCTGCAGTGCGGGTACGACATCCTGGCAAGGTGA
- a CDS encoding Hsp20/alpha crystallin family protein: MSHELGRDLSAKSRQFFELVLPPADVYEDGSDLVIVVDMPGFQKDDIKTRLNESAFTVTAKRVTVERDGVSYMEQRPLKLSKRIPLPVKVELGDDEVKGKYEEGVLTVRLPVKGVGRVVIE, encoded by the coding sequence ATGTCCCACGAGTTAGGGCGTGACCTTAGCGCGAAGTCAAGACAGTTCTTCGAGCTGGTCCTCCCGCCCGCCGACGTGTACGAGGACGGGTCAGACCTAGTCATAGTCGTCGACATGCCAGGTTTCCAGAAGGACGACATCAAGACGAGGCTCAACGAGTCCGCTTTCACTGTAACAGCAAAGAGGGTGACAGTGGAAAGAGACGGTGTCTCCTACATGGAACAGAGGCCCCTCAAGCTCAGCAAGAGGATTCCTCTCCCAGTCAAGGTGGAGTTGGGGGACGACGAAGTGAAGGGGAAGTACGAAGAAGGGGTCCTGACCGTCCGACTCCCCGTGAAGGGGGTCGGCAGGGTCGTAATCGAATAG